The proteins below come from a single Pedobacter aquae genomic window:
- a CDS encoding RNA-binding S4 domain-containing protein, with the protein MVEKVRIDKYLWAIRLFKTRTLATEACKAGRVKKDGTNIKASYEVKVGDVLQVSKNIEKKLIKVTALLANRVDAKKAVLHYMDITPVEDTIKFKSMFRMPVLERDRGTGRPTKKDRREIDDLQDNFFMDEDDD; encoded by the coding sequence ATGGTAGAAAAAGTAAGGATAGATAAATACCTGTGGGCAATAAGGTTGTTTAAAACAAGAACCTTAGCTACAGAAGCTTGTAAGGCTGGAAGGGTGAAGAAAGATGGTACCAATATTAAGGCAAGCTATGAAGTTAAGGTGGGTGATGTTTTACAGGTTTCAAAGAATATTGAGAAGAAGCTAATAAAAGTTACAGCTTTATTGGCTAACCGTGTAGATGCTAAAAAGGCAGTCTTACATTATATGGATATTACCCCTGTAGAAGACACAATTAAATTTAAATCTATGTTTAGGATGCCAGTTCTGGAGCGAGATAGAGGAACAGGCAGACCAACCAAAAAAGATAGAAGAGAAATAGACGATTTACAGGATAACTTCTTCATGGATGAAGATGATGATTAA
- a CDS encoding Gfo/Idh/MocA family protein, producing MESINWGIIGCGNVTEVKSGPAFKQEHSTVVAVMRRNAEKAADYAKRHQIQKWYQDASALILDDDINAIYVATPPLQHHDYAIEALKAGKPVYIEKPVTINTEACTAIIEAQKQYKQKVVVAHYRREVPYFKAIKKLLDEQAIGDVKFVNLQTLQRSGSDMIAASEENWRLNPSISGGGLFHDLAPHAIDLMLYFFGKPTYFNGVSTNQSLKSDADDIVCGQIKFENNVIFNGLWCFDVLPEQEKEFCEIIGTRGKITFHIFGNKLSITKNGETIHEEFEHPINIQRPMITKTIAYFRGEEENPCSLEEALLGLEIIERFVRKS from the coding sequence ATGGAAAGTATCAATTGGGGAATTATTGGTTGTGGTAATGTTACAGAGGTTAAAAGTGGTCCTGCTTTTAAACAAGAACACTCTACAGTTGTAGCGGTCATGAGAAGAAATGCAGAAAAAGCTGCTGATTATGCCAAAAGACATCAAATACAAAAGTGGTATCAAGATGCTTCTGCCTTAATTTTGGATGATGATATAAATGCCATTTATGTTGCTACGCCGCCTCTTCAACATCATGATTATGCCATTGAAGCCTTAAAAGCCGGCAAACCAGTTTATATTGAGAAACCTGTAACCATCAATACGGAAGCTTGTACAGCTATTATTGAGGCGCAAAAGCAGTACAAACAAAAAGTAGTTGTAGCGCACTACAGAAGAGAAGTACCTTATTTTAAGGCTATAAAAAAACTTCTAGATGAGCAGGCTATTGGCGATGTAAAATTTGTTAACCTGCAAACTTTACAAAGAAGTGGTTCTGATATGATTGCGGCAAGCGAAGAAAACTGGCGCTTAAACCCAAGTATCTCTGGTGGTGGTTTATTTCATGATTTAGCACCACATGCTATAGATTTAATGCTTTATTTCTTTGGAAAACCTACTTATTTTAATGGTGTATCTACTAATCAATCTTTAAAAAGTGATGCTGATGATATCGTATGTGGCCAAATTAAATTTGAGAACAACGTTATTTTTAATGGATTGTGGTGTTTTGATGTATTGCCAGAACAAGAAAAGGAGTTTTGCGAAATTATCGGTACAAGAGGGAAAATAACTTTCCATATTTTCGGTAATAAACTAAGCATCACCAAAAATGGAGAAACTATTCATGAAGAATTTGAACACCCCATTAATATACAACGACCAATGATTACTAAAACCATTGCTTATTTTAGAGGTGAGGAAGAAAATCCATGTTCGCTAGAAGAAGCCTTATTAGGATTAGAAATTATAGAACGTTTTGTTAGAAAATCTTGA
- a CDS encoding nucleoside deaminase — protein sequence MEHEDFMRMAIALSEDNVKNNLGGPFGAVIVKDGQIIAKSANTVTTTNDPTAHAEVAAIRLACHALNTFSLEGCTIYASCEPCPMCLGAIYWARIDKLYYANTKRDAAAINFDDDFIYQEIDLKPEDRKLPSQQLLRDEALKAFEMWQLSANKTDY from the coding sequence ATGGAGCATGAAGATTTTATGAGAATGGCCATTGCCCTCTCTGAAGATAATGTTAAAAATAATTTGGGTGGTCCGTTTGGTGCAGTTATCGTTAAAGACGGGCAAATTATAGCCAAAAGCGCAAATACAGTAACCACTACAAACGACCCAACTGCGCATGCAGAAGTTGCCGCTATAAGGTTAGCTTGCCATGCTTTAAATACCTTTTCTTTAGAAGGATGCACCATTTATGCCAGTTGCGAACCCTGCCCTATGTGTTTAGGAGCAATTTATTGGGCTAGGATAGACAAATTGTACTATGCTAATACCAAAAGAGACGCTGCGGCCATTAATTTTGATGATGATTTTATTTATCAGGAAATAGATTTAAAACCTGAGGACAGGAAATTACCTTCTCAACAATTATTAAGAGACGAAGCCTTAAAAGCTTTTGAAATGTGGCAACTATCAGCCAATAAAACAGATTATTAA
- a CDS encoding OmpH family outer membrane protein, which yields MTPYFSNITKAGLGLLLAVAVVSCNNSTETKATNTSSASAAKEKGATVVYVNSDSLLNNYEYFKEIKSKFEDKSKKAEADLKTKGAAFQREVAAYQQGAQGMSADERANTEQRLARKQQELQSYQQNAGSALQSEEMAENEKLYDKVADYLKIYAKEKGYKMVLTYSKGNSAILFADESLDVTKEVIKGLNEAYNKDKK from the coding sequence ATGACACCATATTTTTCTAACATTACTAAAGCAGGTTTAGGCTTATTATTAGCTGTTGCTGTGGTAAGCTGTAATAATAGTACAGAAACAAAAGCTACAAACACATCATCGGCATCTGCCGCTAAAGAAAAAGGCGCTACAGTTGTATATGTAAACTCAGATTCATTGTTAAATAACTATGAGTATTTCAAAGAAATTAAATCTAAATTTGAGGATAAATCAAAAAAAGCTGAAGCTGATTTAAAAACTAAAGGCGCTGCTTTCCAACGTGAAGTTGCTGCTTACCAACAAGGCGCACAAGGTATGAGCGCAGATGAAAGAGCTAATACCGAGCAACGTTTAGCCCGTAAACAACAAGAATTACAATCTTATCAGCAAAATGCAGGTTCTGCTTTACAAAGCGAAGAAATGGCAGAAAACGAGAAACTTTATGATAAAGTTGCTGATTATTTAAAAATCTATGCTAAAGAAAAAGGCTATAAAATGGTTTTAACTTACTCTAAAGGTAATAGCGCTATTTTATTTGCTGATGAAAGCTTAGACGTTACTAAAGAAGTAATCAAAGGCTTAAACGAAGCATACAATAAAGATAAGAAGTAA
- the trxA gene encoding thioredoxin: MALEITDANFEELVLKSDKPVLVDFWAEWCGPCRMVGPVVEELAKEYDGKAIVGKVNVDHNPEISMKFGIRNIPALLFFKNGEIVDKQIGAVPKSVLAEKLSKQMA; the protein is encoded by the coding sequence ATGGCCTTAGAAATCACAGATGCTAACTTTGAAGAATTAGTATTAAAATCAGATAAACCAGTTTTGGTAGACTTTTGGGCAGAGTGGTGCGGACCATGCCGTATGGTTGGACCAGTTGTAGAAGAGTTAGCAAAAGAATATGATGGCAAAGCTATTGTTGGTAAAGTTAATGTAGACCACAATCCAGAAATTTCAATGAAATTTGGTATCAGAAATATTCCTGCTTTATTATTTTTCAAGAACGGAGAAATTGTAGACAAACAAATTGGTGCAGTGCCAAAATCTGTTTTAGCAGAAAAATTAAGCAAGCAAATGGCTTAA